A window of the Besnoitia besnoiti strain Bb-Ger1 chromosome VI, whole genome shotgun sequence genome harbors these coding sequences:
- a CDS encoding hypothetical protein (encoded by transcript BESB_065560) — protein sequence MGSLAGVNPCYSCRLRSLGSVRQLSTSSGDAPLRRLPGESPTSASVKQQRSASARGSSSSSLFPASSTDSATQSPGSTPSYLPSASSWMPAFAVRPRPQPGGVIPSVQPLAAPSASAASPSSSPSSSPSPSASQIPPASQPSSSPQRPSFSSARPSFPASPHFPPLSVQRPAPSPSAAAPQPHSPASPPQLSAGVAFPSRPLFRAASSPFFVRLAGAPAPPPHLLQGSASSVSEAVRPQAPSAAGAPWALPPVSSGTPPQAQQHPAGGASPHPPAALPVVPHVPCHGKYSYHRPPMFEEGANHDDEVQCFHTSLESDGSLLLSGGSPMGILSSSVPQRVTEELQIQRIHRDVSSRSLPAPVLVGRLYTLASFAAKYTMVSACLSSASSTSSFVPANSLFAGCLSPSGAAAAAAAAARKAAPLSLVSTAGLVAGALWGRVPELEVTDVPPLLDGVSVLLLLHQQQLQRERQKKMEALVAAPSERQAAAPSSDGTVESTQQMERDSGAEEETRYGAAGLQLRLVARILLDRLEELLHLLRIDEVSRAAWHAACVLPPSVVSPFFFYAVDLRMGDAICLLASEGANNPELFDQLLPVGSSSKSLASRPAVPAELGADGGEEKARARLAALARVLHPFAAKPLINKVSFLRSAPMLQVVSRLLEATKDPDSDTLVRLLHLYGHSVQARRLVTSILSRLNIEGDADLPDAVLVDVSLAAGAGELPHNLTSACVRRLLSRAAQGMHTHALAESVLALAGHLTLEQLLDLATPLRERAELLSARQQAALLLLYSQSCVAATDLLRALETHLLASMETLPVDLFARTALAFSMSTSVSLLTVNKIADTVQAHALANTISPERLVDVTLALAVAGRQNLRCWDAFGVSTRIADFSWRSLPILAWIFAMTDYREVSAWQSIALLIPQFAAELSMVQRSQLYEAFTAARLIGFFNAQDQVPELTTRLASWRRYWTRLRCLPSSSSKIGGRHAVATGHEKSEDDEKRHVGNPTSPVPYDAMFYVAKIPCVQGRETELYPIPFLVPQYNLIFEPLDATPIHQGTGMKLGEVALRHRVWSAMGFSILTVMHSEFQQFFESARVVDRPEAAGDAKSDDGDVQKAADLQMVLEDGRKFNVGAASKFLTSRIENVARQASTLDCWLSVLKGGAQMQLQTSPPVAPSHVSRQAPQEQHQSWNGH from the exons ATGGGAAGTCTCGCGGGCGTAAACCCTTGTTATTCGTGTAGACTCCGGTCGCTAGGTTCCGTGCGGCAACTTTCCACCTCCtctggagacgcgccgcttcggcgtctgcctggTGAAAGTCCCACGTCCGCATCAgtgaagcagcagcgcagcgcttcCGCCCGCGGTAGTTCTTCATCTTCCCTCTTTCCTGCGTCCTCCACCGATTCGGCGACGCAGTCTCCAGGCTCTACGCCGTCCTACCTTCCGTCTGCGTCAAGTTGGATGCCTGCATTCGCCGTTCGGCCGCGACCACAGCCCGGAGGGGTGATCCCGTCTGTccagcctctcgctgcgccctcggcttccgctgcctctccatcctcgtcgccgtcttcgtctccttcgccgtccgcgtctcAAATCCCCCCCGCCTCGCAACCTTCTAGCTCTCCTCAACgtccctctttctcttccgcgcggccttccttccctgcctcgcctcaCTTCCCACCTCTCTCCGTGCAGCGTCCTGCaccgtcgccgtctgctgccgcgccgcagccgcattctcctgcgtcgcctccgcagttATCGGCGGGGGTCGCTTTCCCCTCTCGTCCTCTGTTTCGTGCTGCGTCGTCACCCTTCTTCGTCCGTCTCGcgggcgctccagcgccgccgccgcatctTTTGCAGGGGTCGGCGTCGAGCGTCTCCGAGGCCGTGAGGCCCCAGGCGCCCTCTGCCGCAGGAGCCCCTTGGGCGTTGCCGCCGGTCTCCTCTGGGACGCCCCctcaggcgcagcagcacccTGCGGGAGGCGCATCGCCTCATCCGCCCGCGGCTCTTCCTGTGGTGCCGCACGTCCCGTGCCATGGCAAGTATAGCTACCACCGGCCGCCCATGTTCGAGGAAGGGGCGAACCATGACGACGAAGTCCAATGCTTCCATACGTCGCTGGAGAGCGACGGCTCGCTTTTACTCTCGGGGGGGTCGCCGATGGGCAttctctcgtcttcggtTCCGCAGCGCGTCACGGAGGAGTTGCAGATTCAGCGGATCCACCGCGATGTCTCCAGCCGCTCGCTCCCGGCGCCAGTCTTGGTCGGCCGTTTGTATACGctcgcgtccttcgccgccaAGTACACGATGGTCTCCGCTTGCCTGTCTTCGGCGTCATCCACTTCGTCCTTCGTTCCAGCAAACTCGCTCTTTGCGGgctgtctgtctccctcgggcgctgcggctgcggctgcggctgcggcgcgcaagGCGGCGCCCCTGTCCCTGGTGTCGACCGCAGGGCTGGTGGCGGGAGCCCTGTGGGGCCGCGTGCCGGAGCTGGAGGTCACCGACGTCCCTCCGCTCCTCGACGGCGTCTCcgttctgcttcttctccaccagcagcagctgcaaagagagaggcagaaaaaaaTGGAGGCCCTTGTGGCCGCCCCGTCGGAGCGACAGGCTGCTGCTCCGAGCAGCGATGGAACTGTCGAGTCAACTCAACAGATGGAGCGCGACtcgggcgcagaggaagagacTCGATATGGCGCGGCCGGACTCCAGCTGCGTCTTGTGGCTCGAATCCTGCTCGATCGCCTTGAAGAGCTTCTGCACCTGCTCCGAATCGATGAG GTATCACGCGCAGCATGGCACGCCGCGTGCGTTCTCCCGCCCTCCGTTGTCTCGCCGTTTTTTTTCTACGCCGTGGACCTGCGCATGGGAGACGCCATCTGCCTCCTTGCGTCCGAAGGCGCGAACAACCCCGAGCTGTTCGACCAGCTGCTGCCTGTCGGGTCTTCCTCGAAGTCACTCGCCAGTCGCCCAGCGGTTCCCGCAGAGCTTGGCGCGGatggcggagaagagaaggcgcgggcgagactGGCGGCTTTGGCACGGGTTCTTCATCCCTTCGCGGCAAAGCCG CTGATTAACAAAGTCTCCTTTCTCCGGAGTGCGCCGATGTTACAAGTAGTGTCCCGCCTGCTGGAGGCGACAAAAG ATCCTGACTCTGACACcctcgtgcgcctcctccatctCTACGGCCACTCCGTCC AGGCACGCCGATTGGTGACGTCGATCCTCTCGAGGCTAAATatcgagggagacgccgaccTGCCGGACGCAG TCCTCGTCGATGTGTCCCTAGCCGCTGGTGCGGGCGAGCTGCCTCACAACCTAACATCTGCATGCGTCCGAAGACTTCTTTCCCGAGCTGCACAAGGAATGCATACGCACGCCTTGGCGGAAAGCGTCCTGGCGCTAGCAG GTCACCTTACACTTGAGCAGCTGTTAGATTTAGCAACGCCCCTCCGCGAACGTGCGGAGCTTCTCAGCGCCAGGCAGCAagcggcgcttcttctcctgtaCTCGCAGTCTTGTGTTGCAGCAACGGACCTTCTCCGAGCACTTGAAACA CACCTTCTTGCCTCCATGGAGACCCTTCCGGTGGATCTCTTTGCGCGAACGGCTCTCGCATTCTCAATGAGCacctccgtctctctcctaACGGTCAATAAGATCGCGGACACGGTGCAGGCTCATGCGCTTGCCAATACGATCTCTCCAGAACGG CTTGTCGACGTGACGCTCGCTCTGGCAGTGGCTGGGCGGCAGAACCTGCGCTGCTGGGACGCGTTTGGAGTTTCCACCCGGATCGCCGACTTCAGCTGGAGATCTCTGCCTATCCTGGCTTGGATTTTTGCCATGACAGACTATCGAGAGGTTTCGGCGTGGCAGTCCATCGCACTGCT GATCCCTCAATTTGCCGCAGAGCTCTCCATGGTGCAGCGGAGCCAGCTATACGAAGCTTTCACTGCCGCTCGTTTGATCGGATTCTTCAACGCGCAAGATCAAGTACCCGAGCTGACCACGCGCTTGGCGAGCTGGAGGCGATACTGGACTCGCTTGAGGTGCCTTCCTTCATCTAGTTCAAAGATCGGAGGGAGACACGCAGTCGCTACCGGACATGAGAAAAGCGAAGATGATGAGAAAAGGCACGTTGGAAACCCGACAAGTCCCGTGCCGTATGATGCTATGTTTTACGTTGCAAAAATTCCATGCGTGCAAGGTCGCGAGACCGAGCTGTACCCTATTCCGTTTCTTGTACCGCAGTACAACCTAATCTTCGAGCCGCTTGATGCAACTCCGATACACCAG GGAACCGGTATGAAGCTTGGAGAGGTGGCGCTGCGCCATCGCGTCTGGTCTGCTATGGGATTCAGCATTTTAACGGTGATGCACTCCGAGTTCCAGCAGTTTTTTGAGTCCGCGCGTGTCGTGGACCGtccggaggcagcgggcgaTGCCAAGTCGGACGATGGCGATGTCCAGAAGGCGGCAGATCTTCAGATGGTTCTTGAAGACGGGCGAAAATTCAACGTGGGAGCAGCATCGAAGTTCCTGACGTCCCGAATCGAAAATGTAGCGCGCCAGGCCTCCACGTTAGACTGCTGGCTGAGCGTGTTGAAGGGAGGGGCGCAGATGCAGCTACAAACTTCGCCGCCGGTCGCCCCTTCGCACGTTTCCCGGCAGGCCCCGCAAGAGCAGCATCAGTCGTGGAACGGTCATTAG
- a CDS encoding vitamin k epoxide reductase family protein (encoded by transcript BESB_065570), which produces MAYLRHTPVVAILSLAGLALSFYCIHVQQHSETKLAYKPYCDISLNMMCSKVALSPYSHLLALYGLVEPHGPMDISNGHLGVAFYTFMLTYPLGKHVCTSVYFLATVAALMFSGYLCYVMYAILSNISIISAGVAVINALLFATLVGGGRADEVTAEEIAGREHRVEEPAVPRREEKKTK; this is translated from the exons ATGGCTTATCTTCGTCATACGCCCGTTGTCGCGATTCTCTCGCTAGCTGGTCTGGCGCTGAGTTTCTATTGTATCCATGTACAACAGCACTCGGAGACAAAGCTTGCTTACAAGCCGTACTGCGACATTTCGTTGAACATGATGTGTTCGAAG GTCGCGCTAAGTCCGTATAGTCATCTGCTGGCGCTTTACGGACTTGTCGAGCCCCATGGGCCTATGGATATTTCAAATGGGCACCTTG GTGTCGCCTTCTACACTTTCATGCTGACATACCCCCTGGGTAAACATGTGTGCACAAGCGTCTATTTCCTTGCAACAGTTGCTGCTCTG ATGTTCTCGGGGTACCTGTGCTACGTTATGTACGCAATCCTATCCAACATCTCTATCATTTCGGCAGGTGTCGCAGTG ATAAACGCCCTACTGTTTGCGACCCTAGTTGGAGGCGGTCGTGCGGACGAGGTTACGGCAGAGGAAATTGCAGGGCGTGAGCATCGTGTCGAGGAGCCTGCAGTCCCtcggcgagaagagaagaagacgaaataG